A genomic region of Rhodothermia bacterium contains the following coding sequences:
- a CDS encoding TonB-dependent receptor yields MFRLQSTLRTLFFTLSLATHLFAQTPDTTRIVLPPVTVIGTAPEALRTIPGSGRTFGPMAIATIQPRGAEDVLRHVSGVYVRSEDGLSLRPNIGIRGLSPTRSSKILLLEDGIPLTTAPYGDPALYYHPPIERFSGVEVLKGASQLAYGPQTIGGVINYITPLPNSDTGFLRMGGGNRGYRSVHGGFSKRLTGENGIGVDILHKRSDLNRDHTGTTLTDLMLKGLLKTDTKGQIIFKFNAYQENSQVTYPGITEVQFKESPYYNPFENDRFRVQQFAVHTTGSRLLTPKTLLSGHLYGYTIARDWWRQGTLVMKNGVLTEDDNSANPGNAQGVRILLAPNRRDGRLRNYQVAGIAPHLTHEVHIGKRVMTLEGGVRAHFETQKRQQLRTTAGPTAESGTLVEDNLRQTQAYAAFIENKVEWSPRTSVSVGFRYEAMNYRRKNAMGASGKGIEGAKNLRVWIPGGGISFLPNKNWTIFAGLHRGFAPPRVEDVIDNTTGTAIELDAELSWNTEFGVRWQKSGLRAEFTSFRMDFQNQIVPASLAGGISSTLTNAGETLHMGAEMALEADATEAGWPLVLSTNMTWLPVAHYKGNRKSAIIVTEDVGGNRLPYAPEWLAAAIIKVKPMEFLNFGVEWVYTGSQFSDDLNSVTPTPNGRQGEITAYGLFNATVQATLKNKWSFSGNVKNMANKVYISDRSRGIMVGSPRNWQIGIAKIF; encoded by the coding sequence ATGTTTCGACTACAAAGCACCCTTAGAACACTTTTTTTTACCCTTTCATTAGCCACCCATCTGTTTGCCCAAACCCCTGATACTACACGAATCGTATTGCCTCCGGTAACGGTTATTGGAACGGCTCCGGAAGCCTTGCGTACCATCCCCGGCTCTGGGCGCACCTTTGGCCCAATGGCGATTGCAACCATCCAGCCGCGCGGTGCAGAAGACGTATTGCGCCATGTAAGCGGTGTTTATGTTCGTTCGGAAGATGGTCTTTCACTACGTCCCAACATCGGCATCCGTGGACTATCGCCTACCCGGAGTTCTAAAATCTTGCTATTGGAAGACGGCATCCCGCTAACCACTGCTCCCTACGGCGATCCGGCGCTGTATTACCACCCACCAATCGAACGCTTTTCGGGTGTAGAAGTCCTCAAAGGTGCAAGCCAATTGGCCTATGGCCCTCAAACCATTGGCGGGGTTATCAACTATATCACGCCATTGCCTAATAGCGACACGGGCTTTCTCCGCATGGGAGGTGGAAATCGGGGATACCGATCGGTACATGGTGGCTTCAGCAAACGCTTAACCGGAGAAAATGGGATAGGGGTGGACATTTTGCACAAGCGCTCTGACCTAAACCGCGATCACACCGGAACCACCCTGACAGATTTGATGCTGAAGGGCTTGCTTAAAACGGATACAAAGGGGCAAATTATCTTCAAATTTAATGCGTACCAAGAAAACTCGCAGGTTACCTATCCGGGCATCACAGAAGTACAATTTAAAGAATCTCCCTATTACAATCCTTTTGAAAATGACCGTTTTCGGGTGCAACAATTTGCCGTTCATACAACGGGTAGTCGTCTATTAACCCCAAAAACCTTACTCTCTGGCCATCTCTACGGCTATACAATTGCGCGAGATTGGTGGCGACAAGGGACTTTGGTGATGAAAAATGGCGTATTAACGGAAGACGACAACTCTGCAAATCCGGGTAATGCGCAAGGTGTTCGCATCCTCCTCGCTCCCAATCGGCGAGATGGGCGTCTCCGGAATTACCAGGTTGCTGGCATCGCACCACATCTCACGCATGAAGTGCATATCGGTAAGCGGGTGATGACCTTAGAAGGCGGTGTTCGTGCGCATTTTGAAACCCAAAAACGGCAACAACTACGGACGACTGCTGGCCCCACCGCCGAGTCCGGCACTTTGGTAGAAGACAACCTACGCCAAACGCAAGCCTATGCGGCCTTTATCGAAAACAAGGTCGAGTGGTCGCCACGCACTTCGGTCTCGGTTGGTTTTCGCTATGAAGCCATGAATTATCGCCGGAAAAACGCAATGGGAGCGTCCGGAAAAGGAATTGAGGGCGCAAAGAACTTACGTGTATGGATTCCGGGCGGTGGTATTAGCTTTTTACCCAACAAAAACTGGACAATTTTTGCCGGTCTTCATCGTGGTTTTGCACCACCTCGGGTAGAAGATGTCATAGACAATACGACAGGAACGGCCATTGAACTGGATGCCGAACTTAGCTGGAACACAGAATTTGGGGTACGCTGGCAAAAAAGTGGATTACGGGCCGAGTTTACCAGTTTCCGTATGGACTTCCAGAACCAGATTGTGCCAGCCTCGTTGGCGGGCGGAATTAGCTCAACCCTAACCAACGCAGGCGAAACACTACACATGGGCGCGGAAATGGCTTTGGAAGCAGATGCCACGGAGGCAGGATGGCCGCTTGTGCTATCTACCAATATGACGTGGCTCCCAGTAGCTCATTACAAGGGCAACCGGAAAAGCGCAATTATTGTAACCGAAGACGTGGGCGGGAACCGTTTGCCGTATGCACCGGAATGGCTTGCAGCTGCCATTATAAAGGTAAAACCAATGGAATTTCTAAACTTTGGCGTCGAGTGGGTTTATACCGGAAGTCAATTCTCGGACGATCTAAATTCGGTTACGCCTACTCCCAATGGCAGACAAGGGGAGATTACAGCATATGGATTGTTTAACGCCACCGTTCAGGCAACCCTTAAAAACAAGTGGAGTTTCTCCGGAAATGTCAAAAACATGGCCAATAAAGTTTACATTTCGGATCGTTCGCGAGGGATTATGGTCGGATCACCACGCAATTGGCAAATAGGCATTGCTAAAATATTCTGA
- a CDS encoding ABC transporter ATP-binding protein, giving the protein MEKVPLLSVQNLNKCYCPAEGNVVKQVSFDVQPEEIFALLGPSGCGKTTVLRMIGGFERPEGGRIALNGRVFADEDTWVRPEKRGIGFVFQEYALFPHLDVRANVMFGLHHLPKSERPKRTEEMLGLVGLQKLAHRMPHELSGGQQQRVALARAMAPKPQLILLDEPFSNLDAVLRNETRDELRNLLKEAKMSAILVTHDQEEAFSFADRIGVMQEGHLEQIGTPEELYYEPDTLFVAQFLGKTNLFFSEAHGHMANSPVGNIPLKHAAEGGVLVALRPEHLDIQLVANTDSVHAEVISKAFRGHDITYRLRQKGLEFLVHTDNRHHFKVGDCVSVNPVEPGVVLKKATETI; this is encoded by the coding sequence ATGGAAAAAGTTCCCCTTTTATCCGTCCAAAACCTAAACAAATGCTATTGCCCCGCTGAAGGCAATGTGGTTAAACAGGTCTCCTTCGACGTCCAGCCGGAAGAGATCTTCGCCCTACTTGGCCCAAGTGGATGTGGCAAAACCACCGTACTCCGCATGATTGGCGGATTTGAGCGACCCGAAGGTGGACGCATTGCCCTAAATGGTCGGGTTTTTGCGGATGAGGATACTTGGGTACGCCCCGAAAAGCGGGGGATTGGTTTTGTGTTTCAGGAATATGCCCTTTTTCCGCACTTAGATGTTCGCGCCAATGTGATGTTTGGACTACACCACCTTCCCAAAAGCGAAAGACCCAAGCGAACCGAGGAAATGCTGGGCTTGGTTGGCTTGCAAAAATTGGCTCACCGAATGCCGCACGAACTCTCCGGCGGCCAACAACAACGAGTTGCTTTGGCACGCGCTATGGCCCCAAAGCCGCAACTGATTCTCTTAGACGAACCCTTCTCCAATTTAGACGCAGTTTTGCGCAACGAAACCCGCGACGAGCTACGCAACTTGTTGAAAGAAGCCAAAATGAGTGCAATTTTAGTGACACACGACCAAGAAGAAGCCTTTTCCTTTGCAGACCGTATTGGCGTCATGCAAGAAGGCCACCTCGAACAAATAGGAACACCCGAAGAACTCTATTATGAGCCAGATACTTTGTTTGTCGCACAATTTTTGGGTAAAACAAACCTCTTTTTTTCTGAAGCCCATGGCCATATGGCCAATAGTCCGGTTGGAAATATCCCGCTGAAACACGCAGCAGAAGGTGGGGTATTGGTCGCGCTTCGCCCAGAGCATTTAGACATCCAGTTGGTCGCCAATACCGATTCTGTACATGCCGAGGTCATTTCAAAGGCATTTCGCGGTCACGACATCACCTATCGCTTGCGCCAAAAAGGATTGGAGTTTTTGGTACATACCGATAATCGTCACCATTTTAAGGTAGGTGACTGCGTCTCCGTCAATCCCGTAGAACCGGGTGTGGTGCTGAAAAAAGCAACAGAAACCATTTAG